The genomic DNA TCCGAATGGTTGGAAACAAATAGCGAAGATCGAATCCGAATACTTCGCTTTTCAGTCGAGAAAGAGCGACAAATTCAAAAATTCAATAAATATTCCGATCGGATTTTAAACGATCGCTCATACGGTCCCTTTTCTAAGAACGCTTTCAAATCAGAGGAAGATCGAGAACGAATTTGGGTGGAAATGCAAGGGCCTTACTGCCCCGACCTTATACAATATATCGAAACAAATGAAAGAGACTACGATGTTTTCGTTTTCGTTTCTTATTTGTATTATCCGATGGTTTATGGACTTCCATTGGTCGCCAAAAAATCTTTGGTAATTCCCACTCTGCACGACGAACCTCCTGCAAGACTTTCCATCTATCGAAATCTTTTCAAAGACGATTCCGCGTATAGCTTCAATACTCCCGAGGAAAGAACTCTATTTCAGAATATTTACGGTTTTTCTCCGTCTTTAGAAAACGTAATCGGTATGCACCTTGAGACGCCGGAACCGGAAATGCTCGAACGCAAACCTTTAAAGAAAGAAACGGATTTCTTCGATTTTCTTTACGTCGGTAGAATCGACGAAGGCAAAGGAGTTTCAGAGCTTGTGGATTTTTTCGCGGACTGGCAACGAAGAACCGGAAGGCAGGATAAACTTTTATTAGCCGGTAAGGGCGACCTTAAATTGCTCCACAAGCTTACGAAGCATCCGTTCCTTCAAGTCCTAGGATTCGTGGAAGAATCCGAGAAGGCTCGCCGCATTTTAGAAGCGGACGTACTCATCAATCCTTCTCCGATGGAAAGTTTTTCTATAATTTTAATGGAAGCATGGATACGGGGAACTGCGGTATTAGTGAACGGAAAGTCGGAAGTATTAAAGGGTCATTGTCTAAGAAGTAACGGCGGTCTGTATTACATTGATAAGCAGAGTTTTGCCGCAGTAGCGGATTATCTTGTTTCTCACCCGAAAGAAAGGGAGATTATGGGAATCAACGGAAAAAGATATGTTCAGTCGAATTTTAATCCGAACATTGTCGAAAAGAAATTGATTAATATAGTCGAGCGAACGATCCGCCGAAGATATTCGGAATAATTCGGCAACCTACTCTATCGCCACGAATTTTAGTCCGACGACGGAAGCAATCAACGTCGATAAGAAGAATATTCGCCAAGCCCCGGCCGACTCCCCGAAAAAGAAAATTCCTATAAGTACGGTTCCTGCCGCACCGATTCCCGTCCAGACTGCATATGCGGTCCCTAACGAAATCGTCTGAGTGGATCGATTCAGAAAAAAGAAACTTAAACATGCGAAGAACAGAAACGCTACAGCGTATTTCCAATCTCTGAATCCGTTAGAAAGCTTCATGCAGGTAGTAAAACCTACTTCGAAAAGACCTGCAATAATTAACGATATCCAGTTCATAAGAAGTCCAGGTTCCGTTAGTCGCTTTTATCTGGAAGAACTATTTTCGCGTCTTACCCGGCAAGAAAACCGATGGGGAAACCGTTAGAAGTATATGTGCAAGAACTGCAATTAGAATTCCCGGAGCAACAACGCGAATAAAACGTTTCTTACATACTTTATGTCGACCGGCCGAAAGTCTCAGCGGACGTAGCGACTACAAATATCATCAATCCTTTCTTTCCGACAAACGAATCATCATCTTGTTTAAGGATTCGATTTCTGCCGCGTCCAACATTTGAAAGCGCTCACTCACGCAATCCGTGATTTTCGAATCCAATTTCTGAAAGATTTTCTTCCCGGTTGAAGTTAGTTCCAAATCCCAGGCCCTTCGATCACCTTCGTTTCGAATTGCATCTAAAAGTCCTTTTGCCCTTAATTTCTCGATCAAAACGGTTATATAAGCGGGACTAACATCCAATTCACGCGCAAGGTCCGCTGACCGAAGTCGATTCAGAAAAAGGTTTCGAAGCACGATAAATTCGTTCATCGTATAGCCTTCTTGCGAAATTACCTGGCCGAATTCTTTCTTCAAGTCTCTGGAAAAGGTTCTAAACCTTTCCGATAATTCCTGGAGTTTGTCTGTTTTGGCGCGAGCCATTTAATTCACCTACTTAATAATTAAGTAACTTAACCATTAGACTCAACAAAAATAACGAACGATTCGCTTTCTAAGAAAAAAATCGAGAATTCCGCAGTTTTATTACGAAACGAGAAACCTTACGGTTTATTCAGAAATTCTTCCAAAATCTCAATCATTCTATCGTGAAGTTTTCCGTTTGAAGCCACTAGGTTTGAGACGTAAGGATGAAAGTCGTTATTATCATACGTGCTGAGCTTTCCTCCGGCTTCAAGTAGAATAGCCGCAGCGGCAGTCATATCCCAAGGTTTTAAATCTTCTTCCCAAAACGCGTCAAATTTTCCATCGGCAACCCAACATATATCCAAGCCTGCAGAGCCTGTGCGACGAACGCCTCTCGACTTTAGCAAGAAATTTCGAAGATTGAAAACGAGTCGATCAATTCGATCTTCGCGATCATACGGAAAACCTGTACATAAAAGAGCGTGTTTTATTTCCTTCGTTTTAGACACCGAAATTCTCGACTTATCCCTGAAGGCACCTCCGCCTTCCATCGCATGATAAATCTGTCCCATTGCAGGTAGCGGCACGATTCCCATGACGGGCGTTCTTCTCTCGATATCCTCTAAGCCAATGCAGCTACAGTAGAGTGGAACTCTATGCGAGTAGTTCACCGTTCCGTCCAACGGATCTATAATCCATTTAAATGATGTGGTTCCTTCATACGAGGAACCTTCTTCACCCAAAATATGATCTTGAGGAAATACATTTCGAATCTCGTCTACAATCAGATTTTCCGAACCTTTATCGGCTTTGGTAACCAGATCCGATTCTATATTTCCTTTGTAAGAAATCGAAAGGTCCTCGTCTCGATGAGTATGAATTAGAAAATCCATAACCTTCGGCGCAAAGTTTAAGAAATGCTGGTATCGAATTTTTATTTCGTTTTCGTAGCTCATTGAAAAAGGACTTTCACGTTTTCGTTCAAGCTGACCGAAGGCTGTATTTAGTAAAGGAAGTTACAAGAGACGAACATTGACTTAATTCCGTTTCGATTCCGAATCTAGAAAATCATCCGCTTTTTTTCTATGTCCTTCCTTTACATAGATCGTCGCCGCACTTATAACCGCCGCAATGACGGCCGCATCATCTAGATAACCGGCCCCGATAAGGATATCCGGAATGGCATCAAAAGGCGTCAGAAAGTAGGCTAAGGCGCCGGCGATGGTTAATTTCGCTTTTAGAGGTGTTTCCGGATCCAACATAGCAAAATATAACGAGATCGCATCCGGTAAAAAGGGAACTTTACCGGCAACTTTCTTAACCTTCGGCCAAAATCCCCGCTTAACTTTTTCAATCCTATTTTCATCCATTCATCTCTAAGATTACGATCGATTTCCGGAAGAGCCAATCAAAAAACGGAATTAATCTTAACTCTTTAACGAGGTCGAATTCGTAAATTAATGAGTAAATTTTTTCGATTCAATTTGTGTTTCGAAAGCCGCCACTTTGATCGTGAGGATTGCGATAAAAAATTCGTTACGAGACCGATGAAATCGATCCCGATCTTTAAAATAACTTTATTTAGAGACAGGCGAGCGACTCGTTTTGAATGAGTCGATCGTAAATATTAAAAACGATCCGTGCTCGTCTCAAATCGAATGAAACGCTCAGGAACAGGAAGTATAATTTTCACCTCTTCACCGGAAAAGGGGTCCATGAATTCCAAATGATAAGAAACTAATAATAGTCCAAAAGATTCGAAAATAGGGGCATTTCTGGAATAAAGCAAATCTCCGATTACGGGAGATCTTTGACTTTGCATATGAACCCTAATTTGATGGGTCCTTCCGGTTTCCAAAAGTGCCTCTACAAGTGAGAATTTTCGGCCGCTTTTGGATACTAGCGTTTTTAGAACTTTATAATGCGTCACGGATGGGCGACCTTTGGGAGTAACCGTCATCTTAAGTCTCTCGGTCGGATGTCGGCCTATCGGTAGATCGATCGTTCCCTCTCCTTCCGGAAGAGATCCTTGGGTCCAAGCTAAGTATTTCTTGGTAATTTCCCTTTTTCTAAAAAGCTCGGACAATTTTGCGTGTGCAAAATCATTCTTAGCAATAAGCATTAACCCTTCCGTCGGTTTATCCAAACGGTGAACAATTCCCGGTCTTGCTTCCCCGCCTAGCTGAGATAATTCCTTAAATTTATATAAAAGTCCGTTAACTAGGGTCGCGGAACGATCACCGGGTCCACTATGAGAAGCAATTCCAGCCGGTTTTCGAATAATCATATAGTTGGTCGTTTCTTTCAACACCTCCAAATCCATTTGAATCGGTTCCAGATTTAATGGAGGTTTGGGTGGAACCGAAATTTCGAAAATTTCTCCCGAAGTTACTTTATAGGAAGATTTATCGATAATTCTTCCCGAATTCTCCTTTACCCATCCGGAGTCGATCCAATGCTGCACAGAGGCACGAGATATCTCATCTCCGAGAGTCGCTTTCAAGAATTTATCGATTCTCGACCCTTCCCACTCCGGATCCGCTTGAGCACGTAGCTCTAGATTCATCAATGTCTCTCCTTAAATTGAACGACCATTATCAAGAATTTCATTCTTACGTAATCGGTAAAAAAGATTTCCCATTTTCTCAGAATTCATATATTTTGGATAAATTCATCGTAAACTTACCCTCACCCATCAAAGGACGGATACAATATGGCTAAAAAAATTCTCAACCTCCTGTTAGTCGGTGCAACGGCTTTTTCAATTTCGTTTTGTGCTTCTTCAGAAACGAAAGAACAGCCCGCACCAGAACCACAGGCGCAAACGCAGTCGCAAGAAAACGCTGCTGCATCTCGCAGCGTTGATATGAATTCTCCAGCAGGGATCGCAAGTACCTTTAACGAGAAACTTAAAGATTTCCGCTATCCCGATGGAATTACACGCCCCGGTTTTAGCTACAAAAAAGCCGACGTAAGCGCTGGAGACTTTAGCGAATGGGCCAAAGTTAATATTGCCGTTTTGAAAGACGCTATTAGCAAACTCCCCGATTCTTGGGCTTTAGAAATCACCGGACATACTGATCAAGTAGGTCCAGAAGAAGCGGAAGGTGATAAAAAAGGAAACGTTTTCTACGGGGATATCCGTGCCAAAGCAGTTAAGCAAGCGCTGGTCAAACAAGGTCTGCCTGCAAATCGAATCGTAACAAAAAGCGCAGGTTCCTCTTCTCCGGTTTCCGGCTTAGATGCGAAAGATCCTAAAAATCGCCGAGTTACTTTTAGTTTCGTAGAAAGCAGCGCCCCTGCTGAACCCGCTCCGGCTCCGAGTAACCCTCCTGCTCCGCAACAATAAATAGAACATAGGGATTCCCTATAATAAAAAAGGACGATCATTATGATCGTCCTTTTTTTATCCATAGCTGAAATCGTATAAAGGAATTCAGTCTACACCCGGGGAAATCATCTTCTCCGGAAGCACCCATTGGTCAAACTGATCGCTTGTCAAGAGCCCTAATTCAATTCCGGATTCCTTTAAACTAGTTCCTTTCTTGTGAGCATTCTTAGCAATTTTAGCGGCATTATCGTACCCTATATGCGGGTTCAATGCCGTTACAAGCATGAGGCTATTTCGTAAATGTTCCGATATTCTTTCTTTATTAGGTAAAATCCCGCGAGCACAGTGCTCTTCGAAGGAAATAGCCGAATCAGATAGTAATCGAATCGAATTTAGAACATTATGGATAATTAACGGTTTAAAAACGTTTAATTCGAAATTTCCCGAGGCGCCGCCGATATTTACCGCAACATCGTTTGCGATTACCTGCGCGGATACCATCGTCATTTGTTCGGATTGAGTTGGGTTCACTTTACCAGGCATGATGGAAGAACCCGGTTCGTTTTCCGGAATCGAAATTTCACCGATTCCGCAGCGAGGCCCGGAAGAAAGCCATCGCACGTCGTTCGCGATCTTCATAAAGGAAGCGGCAATCGTCTTTAAAACGCCGTGTGTTTCAACAAGAGAATCGTGCGCCGCAAGCGCTTCGAATTTATTTTCGGCCGAGACAAATGGTAAACCAGTTTCCTTGGCAATTTGCGCCGCTGCTCGCAAAGCGAACTCAGGATGCGTATTTAAGCCGGTACCGACCGCAGTTCCGCCCAAGGCTAATCGATAGACGGACGGAAGGACGGACTTTACTCTCTCTATATTATATTCGAGTTGTTTAACATAACCGGAAAATTCCTGACCCAAGGTTAATGGTGTCGCGTCCTGCAAATGAGTTCTTCCAATTTTAATAATATCCTTAAACTCGATCGTTTTTTTTCGCAGAGTGTCTTTCAATTGTTCCAAAGCGGGAATAAGCCTACGTACGAGCTGTTCTGCGGCCGCAATATGCATCGCAGTCGGGAAAGTATCGTTCGATGACTGCGCTTTATTTACGTCGTCGTTCGGGTGGATCGGTTTTTTTGAACCTTTTACCCCTCCTGCAATTTCAATCGCACGATTGGATATTACTTCGTTCGCATTCATATTGGTCTGGGTACCCGAGCCTGTCTGCCAAACGCTTAATGGAAAATGTTCATCGAGTTTTCCCTCGATGACTTCGTCCGCCGCCTGAACGATCAGTTTCTTTTTATCTTCCGGAAGTAAACCGAGGCTCGCATTAACGATGGCCGCTGATTTCTTCAGGATGCCTAACGCGCGTATCATTTCCCTTGGAAATCGATCATTGCCGATATGAAAATGATGCAATGATCTCTGGGTTTGCGCTCCCCAGTATTTCGAATCGTCTACTTCGATTTCTCCCATGGAGTCGGTTTCGATCCTAGTTTTCATGAACCCTCCGTTGCTTGGTAAATTATGATTTTTGTCGAACGTGAACAGTCAGCTATTCGTCCCGAAATTTGCGGAGAGTATCCGCCAAAGCAGCAAACTCGGGTTTTTTTGCCGTGACGTTCTCAAGATATTCCAGGGTTGAGTCCAACCAGGCGGAATCGAATTCCAATTCCTTCCGAATAAATACATGTCGAATGGAATTCATTGAGCGAATCTCGATATATCTCCGCTTCTGGTCATAATACATGAGGTCGGCAACTTTGTCTTTTCCGAATTCGGGAGAAGCGCTCGTGCTCACCACCTCGTCCAGCCAAATAATCCCGTTGTTCTTTCGATCAACATAGTCGATTACTTTCTGGAGTTTTGGAGGAATCAGAAGGGACTTTTCCTTGGGACCTAATAGGACCCCCAAAGATTTTTTCTTTTTCGTCGACTGATCCGGCTCTTCCGTTTTCGGGGTCGATTGTTTCGAAGAACTCTTAGTCTGAGAAGGGGTTTCTTCTAATATTTCGAAATCCTTTTTATCTCCGGCTGATACATTAATTCCAAAGAGACCCAGAATCCATTCGATTAGTCTTACTAGTATGGACTTAGAATCCTGTTCGGCCTTTCTCTTTAACTTTTCGTTTTCTTTTTCCCATTCGGAAATGGCTTTTGATAAGCGAATTTGCTCGTCGATCGCGACTTCCGAATCTATTCCTTCCGAAACTTCGCGCAGAAAGGCGAAAATACCTTTCGGTTGCCCGCTTTTTCTAATGAGATTATGAACCGAAGTTCGTTTCTCCTTATTATATAAGAATGCAGGCAGTACGTTTTCGACGGCGAGAACCAGGACGCCGGGAGAAGTCCCTATCGATTTATCCCTTTTAAGAATATCGTTTCGCGCCTTTAATCTCTCTAAAACCTGATCAAGAACCTCCGATTTAGAAAGTCCAGCCGCTTGAATAGCCGCATCTTTTAATTTAATGGAGGATTGATCTACTACCAACGGCTCCTTGGTTTCCCGAATTCGGATTACGATATCCGTAAAGGCAACATTCACCAAGGATTCTTTTCTCAGCAAGGAAAGAGAACCCATCGATTGAGTTAATACTTCGAAGGCCTGTAAGAATAAATCTGAACCTTCCCAATGCTTTCCTGAAGTGAAAGCAGGATGTCGGCGCAATTCTTGAATGAATTCCGAACCCTGCTCCGTTCCCGCAGGTTGGATCCATCCTGATTGTTCTGCAGGAAGTAGGTGAGTTAAGATTCGTCTTGCAAGAGAAATAAAAAACTCATAAACAATTTCCAATTCCGTTTCTTCGTTTTTTGCCACGATTTTCGGATCGATAGAAGCTTCGGTGATTAGTTCGTCTAGGGAAGGTTGTATTACGTGAAAATCGGGATGAAGCTGCAACAAAGGGGGGCGATTTCCCCGCTTTTCCAATGCAATCAAAGCTTCGTTTTCGGTTTTTACCTGGCTAATGAATTCCAAGATTTCGCCGGGCTTTTTCGATAATATAGTGATGAACGAGGTTAGTATCTCGTCTTTCAACTTCAAGTTTCGTTGCAGAAAGGATTCTACGGAAAACGTAATTAAGTTTCTCATGGAAACGGGTAAGTTCTTCGAATCCTGGAAATCGAGAATATTTCCCTTATCGTCCGTATTTATATATTGTCTTTGCACCCATTCAAGGAGTTCACCCGCGCTTTTCTTTTCTCCAAGAATAAAATCGCGGCGATGAACAAACTGAAGGAACGCGGCTACGCTCTGAGCCAAGCAAGCAAGTTTTATTTTCTGAACCTGCTCGGCTTTTCGAGAAGCGGGCCTTAGAACAATATTAGAAAGACCTAATTCTTTTGTGTCTTCCGAAACGAATAAATATTGGTATAGTACGAAACCGTTTTTTCCTTCAAAATATGTCAGATCTGCGGGCTTCAGAAATTGCAACTGTTCGAACTTTGCAAGTGCAAACGGGGAGTAATTAAATAGGAAGAAATTCTCTACGCCTTTCTCGATTAAATCAAGATCGCGCATCGCTTTCGGGGTCGTTTGAAGTAAAAGATTTCGAAGCTCTTCTTCAGGAATTAAATCGATTCTTTCCGGAGGAATAATACCTAAATCGAGGGCCGGTAGGGATGAATTTGGGGAAGGTCTTGGATTATTGTCCGCTTCGGGCATTCGCTTTCCCCTCTTCGGCCCCGGATGATCCATGGCGGTTCGGCCTATTTAGTATATTTTCGGAACCGCCATCTTCTTTCTTGAGCGCACTTCGATCGTTCGAATTCGTTTCCCTTATTATTATGCGAAACAGGGGTACGTCAAGCCCGCATTAGACCTTCTAAGAAAGCAATGTAGCTTTCCCTTCCAGGATAGGGCTTTCGAGCAGTCCCACTTTGAACTGCTGCTTCCGCAACTGCAGGAGCAACATGATACAATACCCGCTGATCGAACGGTTTTGGGATCAAATAAT from Leptospira fainei serovar Hurstbridge str. BUT 6 includes the following:
- a CDS encoding glycosyltransferase family 4 protein, producing MQNSRRRLAIVTPIFSGRVSGGSERLIYLYTLMLSKFYEVTVLSTRSLDYISWKNQIPVKEITPVQLGPDIEKRISSEWLETNSEDRIRILRFSVEKERQIQKFNKYSDRILNDRSYGPFSKNAFKSEEDRERIWVEMQGPYCPDLIQYIETNERDYDVFVFVSYLYYPMVYGLPLVAKKSLVIPTLHDEPPARLSIYRNLFKDDSAYSFNTPEERTLFQNIYGFSPSLENVIGMHLETPEPEMLERKPLKKETDFFDFLYVGRIDEGKGVSELVDFFADWQRRTGRQDKLLLAGKGDLKLLHKLTKHPFLQVLGFVEESEKARRILEADVLINPSPMESFSIILMEAWIRGTAVLVNGKSEVLKGHCLRSNGGLYYIDKQSFAAVADYLVSHPKEREIMGINGKRYVQSNFNPNIVEKKLINIVERTIRRRYSE
- a CDS encoding DMT family transporter; translation: MNWISLIIAGLFEVGFTTCMKLSNGFRDWKYAVAFLFFACLSFFFLNRSTQTISLGTAYAVWTGIGAAGTVLIGIFFFGESAGAWRIFFLSTLIASVVGLKFVAIE
- a CDS encoding MarR family winged helix-turn-helix transcriptional regulator; amino-acid sequence: MARAKTDKLQELSERFRTFSRDLKKEFGQVISQEGYTMNEFIVLRNLFLNRLRSADLARELDVSPAYITVLIEKLRAKGLLDAIRNEGDRRAWDLELTSTGKKIFQKLDSKITDCVSERFQMLDAAEIESLNKMMIRLSERKD
- a CDS encoding inositol monophosphatase family protein, translating into MSYENEIKIRYQHFLNFAPKVMDFLIHTHRDEDLSISYKGNIESDLVTKADKGSENLIVDEIRNVFPQDHILGEEGSSYEGTTSFKWIIDPLDGTVNYSHRVPLYCSCIGLEDIERRTPVMGIVPLPAMGQIYHAMEGGGAFRDKSRISVSKTKEIKHALLCTGFPYDREDRIDRLVFNLRNFLLKSRGVRRTGSAGLDICWVADGKFDAFWEEDLKPWDMTAAAAILLEAGGKLSTYDNNDFHPYVSNLVASNGKLHDRMIEILEEFLNKP
- a CDS encoding YkvA family protein, with translation MDENRIEKVKRGFWPKVKKVAGKVPFLPDAISLYFAMLDPETPLKAKLTIAGALAYFLTPFDAIPDILIGAGYLDDAAVIAAVISAATIYVKEGHRKKADDFLDSESKRN
- a CDS encoding RluA family pseudouridine synthase; the protein is MNLELRAQADPEWEGSRIDKFLKATLGDEISRASVQHWIDSGWVKENSGRIIDKSSYKVTSGEIFEISVPPKPPLNLEPIQMDLEVLKETTNYMIIRKPAGIASHSGPGDRSATLVNGLLYKFKELSQLGGEARPGIVHRLDKPTEGLMLIAKNDFAHAKLSELFRKREITKKYLAWTQGSLPEGEGTIDLPIGRHPTERLKMTVTPKGRPSVTHYKVLKTLVSKSGRKFSLVEALLETGRTHQIRVHMQSQRSPVIGDLLYSRNAPIFESFGLLLVSYHLEFMDPFSGEEVKIILPVPERFIRFETSTDRF
- the loa22 gene encoding OmpA family outer membrane lipoprotein Loa22; this encodes MAKKILNLLLVGATAFSISFCASSETKEQPAPEPQAQTQSQENAAASRSVDMNSPAGIASTFNEKLKDFRYPDGITRPGFSYKKADVSAGDFSEWAKVNIAVLKDAISKLPDSWALEITGHTDQVGPEEAEGDKKGNVFYGDIRAKAVKQALVKQGLPANRIVTKSAGSSSPVSGLDAKDPKNRRVTFSFVESSAPAEPAPAPSNPPAPQQ
- the fumC gene encoding class II fumarate hydratase, with the protein product MKTRIETDSMGEIEVDDSKYWGAQTQRSLHHFHIGNDRFPREMIRALGILKKSAAIVNASLGLLPEDKKKLIVQAADEVIEGKLDEHFPLSVWQTGSGTQTNMNANEVISNRAIEIAGGVKGSKKPIHPNDDVNKAQSSNDTFPTAMHIAAAEQLVRRLIPALEQLKDTLRKKTIEFKDIIKIGRTHLQDATPLTLGQEFSGYVKQLEYNIERVKSVLPSVYRLALGGTAVGTGLNTHPEFALRAAAQIAKETGLPFVSAENKFEALAAHDSLVETHGVLKTIAASFMKIANDVRWLSSGPRCGIGEISIPENEPGSSIMPGKVNPTQSEQMTMVSAQVIANDVAVNIGGASGNFELNVFKPLIIHNVLNSIRLLSDSAISFEEHCARGILPNKERISEHLRNSLMLVTALNPHIGYDNAAKIAKNAHKKGTSLKESGIELGLLTSDQFDQWVLPEKMISPGVD